Proteins from one Thermosipho atlanticus DSM 15807 genomic window:
- a CDS encoding alpha-amylase family glycosyl hydrolase, whose amino-acid sequence MARKLIVILFATILLVLTSCVPFWFSSSPEQSSNIMYLIFVRSFYDSNGDGIGDLRGVGEKASYLKELGIDIVWLMPINEAVSYHGYDPINLYSIESDYGSFDDFFYMVSMLHKNGIRVVLDLVINHTSNKNPYFLDAIENTTNSKYWDWFIMSLDDHSGQNHWHYMINSKGQMVWYFGLFSETMPDYNYDNPSVREEIRRVIDFWLERGVDGFRFDALKNIYGYDYDDGIFESATFAKELAQYVYSKKPNAIIVGEVYSGDQNVLKSFYPMPVFNFTFMYNVRSNPEGADWLVSNSYLWYDSENFLFIDNHDLSDRFISNLEENLYKNSGSPRFYAKAQFALLNTLMVSMKGIPVIYYGNEIGQKGFKWNTDPYDVPMREPFQWYASKRDSGQTYWTKLLYSNAKITFGNANQDGAMYDDPDDGISVEEQEKISNSLLNYFKTIFNIRKRYKSLSIGEMSIKSDQKNLVVIERSYYNQKALVLINLDPFKENYYVIPTGYKQVFYADLNSPANGFIFSTEEKIIKQSITYTVKPRQVYIFVYE is encoded by the coding sequence ATGGCAAGAAAGTTAATTGTAATTCTTTTTGCGACAATACTTCTAGTTTTAACTTCTTGTGTTCCTTTTTGGTTTTCCTCTTCACCTGAGCAAAGTAGTAATATAATGTATTTGATTTTTGTCCGTTCGTTTTATGATTCCAACGGTGATGGAATAGGTGATTTAAGAGGTGTGGGAGAGAAAGCATCTTATCTTAAAGAATTGGGAATAGATATAGTATGGTTAATGCCTATAAACGAGGCAGTAAGTTATCATGGTTACGATCCAATTAATTTATATTCGATCGAAAGTGATTATGGAAGTTTTGATGACTTTTTTTATATGGTAAGTATGTTACACAAAAATGGGATAAGAGTAGTTTTAGATTTAGTGATAAATCATACTTCAAATAAGAATCCATACTTTTTAGATGCTATAGAAAACACAACAAACTCAAAGTATTGGGATTGGTTTATTATGTCACTTGATGATCATTCAGGTCAAAATCACTGGCATTATATGATAAATTCCAAAGGACAAATGGTATGGTATTTTGGCCTTTTTTCTGAAACAATGCCCGATTATAATTATGATAATCCAAGTGTTCGTGAAGAAATACGAAGAGTTATAGATTTTTGGCTTGAAAGAGGGGTTGATGGTTTCAGATTTGACGCTTTGAAAAATATCTATGGGTATGATTACGATGATGGAATATTTGAATCAGCTACCTTTGCAAAAGAGTTGGCCCAATATGTGTATTCAAAAAAACCTAATGCTATAATTGTTGGAGAAGTTTATTCAGGTGATCAAAACGTTTTAAAATCTTTTTATCCTATGCCGGTATTTAATTTCACTTTTATGTACAATGTTAGAAGTAATCCTGAAGGTGCAGATTGGTTAGTGAGTAACAGCTATTTATGGTATGATTCAGAAAATTTTCTGTTTATTGATAATCATGATTTAAGTGATAGATTTATAAGTAATCTTGAAGAAAATTTATATAAAAATTCTGGTTCTCCTCGTTTTTATGCAAAAGCACAATTTGCTTTGCTTAATACTTTGATGGTTTCTATGAAAGGAATACCTGTTATTTATTATGGAAATGAAATAGGACAAAAGGGTTTTAAATGGAATACAGATCCTTATGATGTCCCGATGAGAGAACCTTTCCAATGGTATGCTTCAAAAAGAGATTCAGGACAAACTTATTGGACAAAGTTATTATATAGCAATGCTAAAATTACATTTGGGAATGCTAATCAAGATGGAGCAATGTATGATGATCCAGATGATGGGATATCGGTTGAGGAACAAGAGAAAATTAGTAATTCTTTACTTAATTATTTTAAGACTATTTTTAATATAAGAAAAAGATATAAAAGTCTTTCAATTGGTGAAATGAGTATAAAATCGGATCAAAAAAATTTAGTAGTAATTGAAAGAAGCTATTATAATCAAAAGGCACTAGTTTTGATAAATTTGGATCCATTCAAAGAAAATTATTACGTAATTCCTACTGGTTACAAGCAGGTTTTTTATGCTGATCTAAACTCACCAGCAAATGGTTTTATATTTTCAACTGAAGAGAAAATAATAAAACAAAGTATAACTTACACAGTTAAGCCAAGGCAGGTTTATATCTTTGTTTATGAATGA
- a CDS encoding YbjQ family protein, translating into MIVTTTEKIPEYEVEKTLGLVIGNIVHSKHLGKDIAAAFKTLAGGEIKSYTEMMTEARNKALERMIDEAEKLGADAIIGVRFGSSAVMSGAAEMLAYGTAVKLKKKD; encoded by the coding sequence ATGATAGTAACAACTACAGAAAAAATTCCAGAATATGAAGTTGAAAAAACATTAGGTTTAGTAATTGGCAATATTGTTCACTCAAAACATTTAGGTAAAGATATAGCTGCAGCTTTTAAAACATTAGCAGGTGGCGAAATTAAATCATATACTGAAATGATGACTGAAGCAAGAAACAAAGCACTGGAAAGAATGATAGATGAAGCAGAAAAATTAGGTGCTGATGCGATAATCGGAGTCAGATTTGGAAGTTCAGCTGTTATGTCTGGCGCTGCTGAAATGCTCGCATATGGCACAGCTGTAAAATTAAAGAAAAAAGACTAA
- a CDS encoding ABC transporter permease subunit gives MKKEWEEMKLRAIIIFIILFGIFISLAPLQNWTINILNEYSSVTQKYVNKDFVEALKKWDFYIYSQWFGKNFGQFIPIIAIIFAFPLFSREYENGTMDFLLTRASRKRVFLNKFSTSFIVLLVEITILSLLPLIYSILFSKELNSSYTSKFLIHSLIGAIFWYSLTLVFTVQFNDQVKPILFPVAILAISTALGILRPLKILNTYNYILGSTIFKTGSIDWKYSITLALLSVILIIFSYIVFKRKEI, from the coding sequence ATGAAAAAAGAATGGGAAGAAATGAAATTAAGGGCTATAATAATTTTTATAATTCTGTTTGGAATCTTTATTTCACTTGCTCCTCTTCAAAACTGGACTATAAATATTTTAAACGAATATTCCTCAGTAACCCAAAAGTATGTAAATAAGGATTTTGTTGAAGCACTTAAAAAATGGGACTTTTATATATATTCACAATGGTTTGGCAAAAATTTTGGACAATTCATTCCTATTATCGCCATTATATTTGCTTTTCCTCTTTTTTCTAGGGAATATGAAAATGGCACCATGGATTTCCTATTGACAAGAGCTTCTAGAAAAAGGGTATTTTTAAATAAATTCTCAACGAGTTTTATCGTTCTTTTAGTGGAAATAACCATACTTTCACTTTTACCATTAATATATTCTATTTTGTTTTCTAAGGAACTTAACAGTAGTTATACCTCAAAATTTTTAATCCACTCATTAATTGGGGCTATTTTTTGGTATTCATTAACTTTAGTATTTACAGTACAATTTAACGATCAAGTAAAACCTATTTTATTTCCAGTAGCTATTTTAGCAATTTCAACTGCTTTGGGAATTTTAAGACCTTTAAAAATACTCAATACGTATAACTACATTCTTGGAAGTACCATATTTAAAACTGGTTCTATAGACTGGAAATATTCGATTACACTTGCTTTACTAAGCGTTATATTGATAATCTTTTCCTATATTGTGTTTAAACGAAAAGAGATATAA
- a CDS encoding phosphoenolpyruvate carboxykinase (ATP): MATKEFFNISEISKTNPLFSKIRVTIETAFYRNNVELVTTPREAYKLAKNSMGTITTDWEVYKPELLGLDQGTKVLLFNDGAVTGRYAAGRRIIGTPGIDENSFAEIIREAVYKSRYKKMYHAVSFTGLSKEFIVKNHILIPEGHENLLYNWLLNFQYPSIEYEKMYKESSQLNEGDIYIFSDPDWYHPDYPLGLAIFDPEHNCGAILGMRYFGEFKKGTLTLGWSIANRNNYVSCHGGLKKFEKNNTYFVAAFFGLSGSGKSTLTHAKHGGKYKITVLHDDAFIISLKDLSSIALEPSYFDKTADYPSDSLDNKYLLTIQNCGATKDSNGKIVPIMEDIRNGNGRAIKSRLWSPNRVDKIDEPINAVFWLMKDPVLPPILKVEDPILASTLGATLTTKRTSAEKLDSNVDPNALVFEPYANPFRTYPLSDDFNKFKELFQKDVMCYILNTGYFLNKKVPKELTISLVEKVIEKKIEWVQWFKNLSYAKIDGFIPPKDEKYTHLLKESLLKRLKFIVLKKSENGGRDKLPNEAEISLQNLIESMNI, encoded by the coding sequence ATGGCAACGAAAGAATTTTTTAATATTTCTGAAATTTCAAAAACTAATCCTTTGTTTTCCAAAATAAGAGTAACTATTGAAACTGCTTTTTATAGAAACAATGTTGAATTGGTAACAACTCCAAGGGAAGCATACAAACTTGCCAAAAATTCAATGGGTACAATAACAACAGACTGGGAAGTATATAAACCGGAATTACTTGGGCTTGACCAAGGAACAAAAGTCCTTCTATTCAATGATGGGGCAGTTACAGGGAGATATGCTGCTGGAAGAAGAATTATTGGCACTCCTGGAATTGATGAAAATAGTTTTGCTGAAATAATTAGAGAAGCTGTTTATAAAAGTAGATATAAAAAAATGTATCATGCAGTATCCTTCACTGGGCTTTCAAAAGAATTCATAGTAAAAAATCATATTCTTATTCCCGAAGGACACGAAAATTTATTGTACAACTGGCTTTTAAATTTTCAATACCCATCCATCGAATATGAAAAAATGTATAAAGAATCTTCTCAATTAAACGAAGGAGATATATACATTTTTTCGGATCCCGACTGGTATCATCCAGATTATCCTCTAGGATTGGCAATTTTTGATCCAGAACACAACTGCGGTGCAATATTAGGAATGAGGTATTTTGGTGAATTCAAAAAAGGAACTTTAACACTTGGATGGAGCATAGCAAACAGAAATAACTATGTTTCATGTCATGGTGGATTAAAAAAATTTGAAAAAAATAATACTTATTTCGTTGCGGCTTTTTTTGGCCTTTCAGGGTCTGGAAAGTCAACTCTAACACATGCGAAGCATGGTGGAAAGTACAAAATTACCGTTTTACATGATGATGCTTTCATAATATCACTGAAAGACTTATCTTCAATAGCTCTTGAACCTTCTTATTTTGACAAAACTGCAGATTATCCTTCCGATTCACTTGATAATAAATATCTTCTCACAATACAAAACTGTGGTGCTACAAAAGATAGCAATGGAAAAATTGTTCCAATTATGGAAGATATAAGAAACGGCAATGGTAGAGCTATTAAATCTAGATTGTGGTCACCTAACAGGGTTGATAAAATAGATGAACCTATTAACGCAGTATTTTGGCTCATGAAAGATCCCGTACTTCCACCAATACTAAAAGTTGAAGATCCTATCTTAGCTTCCACGCTTGGTGCTACTTTGACCACTAAAAGAACTTCTGCAGAAAAACTTGACAGCAACGTGGATCCAAACGCTCTTGTATTTGAACCATACGCAAATCCATTCAGAACTTATCCCTTATCGGATGATTTTAACAAATTTAAAGAACTTTTCCAAAAAGACGTGATGTGCTATATTTTAAACACTGGTTACTTTTTGAATAAAAAAGTACCTAAAGAATTAACAATTTCCTTAGTCGAGAAAGTTATTGAGAAAAAAATTGAATGGGTCCAATGGTTTAAAAACTTAAGTTATGCAAAAATCGATGGATTCATCCCCCCAAAAGACGAAAAATATACCCATCTATTAAAAGAATCCTTATTAAAAAGACTAAAATTCATTGTTCTTAAAAAATCCGAAAATGGTGGAAGAGATAAACTTCCCAACGAAGCCGAAATTTCTCTGCAAAATCTAATCGAAAGTATGAATATATAG
- a CDS encoding IMPACT family protein, producing the protein MKNYKTIFGTHENKLNINRSIFIATITHVENINEAKEFFKGISKKYNNATHNCPAYRILEDKKIVEYFSDAGEPSGTAGRPIIGILKKYELLNVAVVVTRYFGGIKLGIRGLIDAYSKSVEELIQNLEIVKLIAVPYYKIKLNYDKYGKAMQELHYKGFTILNSTFDEEYAYIDLIGNGNLEGYEIIEKATKYIKEAT; encoded by the coding sequence ATGAAAAATTACAAAACAATTTTTGGAACACATGAAAATAAATTAAACATTAATCGTTCAATTTTCATAGCCACAATCACCCATGTTGAGAATATAAATGAAGCAAAAGAGTTTTTTAAAGGCATTTCAAAAAAATATAACAATGCCACTCATAATTGTCCGGCTTATAGAATACTTGAAGACAAAAAAATTGTTGAATACTTCTCTGATGCCGGCGAACCTTCTGGTACAGCTGGTAGACCTATAATTGGAATATTGAAAAAGTATGAACTTTTAAATGTTGCTGTAGTTGTTACAAGATATTTTGGAGGAATTAAATTAGGAATCAGAGGATTGATTGACGCTTATTCCAAAAGCGTGGAAGAATTAATTCAAAACCTAGAAATTGTGAAACTGATAGCCGTTCCATATTATAAAATTAAATTAAACTATGATAAATATGGAAAGGCCATGCAAGAACTACATTATAAGGGATTTACAATTTTAAATTCTACTTTTGATGAGGAATATGCTTACATAGATTTAATAGGCAATGGTAATTTAGAAGGCTACGAAATAATTGAGAAAGCAACAAAATATATTAAGGAGGCGACCTAA
- a CDS encoding pseudouridine-5'-phosphate glycosidase — protein sequence MIITNEVKKALEEQIPIVALESTVLAHGLPFPQNIEVFEKLENIVRENGCIPATIGVLKGEVKIGLTKDDVKKLIENDPLKIGTRELPYAIAMKKYAATTVSSTAYIASTIGINVFATGGIGGVHRGEWDVSQDIFELSKTNIIVVSAGCKSILDIEKTLEFLESFQILVVGYKTNKFPVFYNGLSKFKIFETNTPLEIANIFKAKNKYNLNSSILVANPVPKEYIIPIDETEKYIKLIEKEMTARHLKGKEVTPYMLKRLVELSNGKTLKSNIALLENNVKLACKIAKLI from the coding sequence TTGATCATCACAAATGAGGTAAAAAAAGCGTTAGAAGAACAAATTCCCATCGTTGCACTCGAAAGTACTGTATTAGCCCACGGACTTCCGTTCCCTCAAAATATTGAAGTTTTCGAAAAACTTGAAAACATCGTACGTGAAAACGGATGTATCCCCGCAACCATAGGAGTATTAAAAGGTGAAGTAAAAATTGGACTTACTAAGGATGATGTAAAAAAGCTAATAGAAAATGATCCTTTGAAAATTGGTACCAGGGAATTACCGTACGCCATCGCAATGAAAAAATATGCTGCAACTACAGTTAGTTCTACAGCTTATATTGCATCTACAATCGGTATAAATGTTTTTGCAACCGGTGGTATTGGAGGAGTTCATAGAGGAGAATGGGATGTCTCACAAGATATTTTCGAACTTTCCAAAACAAATATAATAGTTGTTTCTGCTGGATGTAAGTCTATATTAGATATAGAAAAAACACTCGAATTTTTAGAAAGTTTTCAAATATTAGTGGTCGGATACAAGACAAATAAATTCCCTGTTTTCTACAACGGTCTTTCCAAATTTAAAATTTTTGAAACCAACACTCCCTTAGAAATAGCAAATATTTTCAAGGCCAAAAATAAATACAATTTAAACAGTTCAATACTTGTCGCAAACCCTGTACCAAAAGAATACATTATTCCAATTGATGAAACTGAAAAATACATAAAATTAATTGAAAAAGAAATGACAGCAAGACATTTAAAAGGCAAAGAAGTTACACCATATATGCTTAAGAGACTTGTCGAGCTTTCAAATGGTAAAACACTTAAATCTAATATTGCACTTTTAGAAAATAATGTGAAATTAGCGTGTAAAATTGCAAAACTTATATAA
- the yfcE gene encoding phosphodiesterase produces the protein MKVLIISDTHGSLLFWNKIKDVANKVDEIFHLGDILYHGPRNPLPNGYNPKELAEELKKYNIHYIRGNCDADVDLKVLGVQEMPKQIFEFFGDYSIFMVHGEIVENDNVNLVDIAKKHKANVLLHGHTHIPKIEEKDGVIIANPGSLSLPKNNNVPTYMILNFSTKLKISIYTLDNDEVISKVI, from the coding sequence GTGAAAGTTCTAATAATTTCTGATACCCATGGTTCATTATTATTCTGGAATAAAATTAAAGACGTTGCTAACAAGGTAGATGAGATATTTCATCTAGGAGATATTCTATATCACGGGCCTAGAAATCCTTTACCTAATGGATATAATCCAAAAGAATTGGCAGAAGAATTAAAAAAATACAACATTCATTATATTAGGGGAAATTGTGATGCTGACGTTGATTTAAAAGTACTTGGTGTACAAGAAATGCCCAAACAAATTTTCGAGTTTTTTGGGGATTACTCTATATTCATGGTCCATGGGGAAATTGTAGAAAATGATAATGTTAATCTTGTAGATATTGCAAAAAAGCATAAAGCAAATGTATTATTGCATGGACATACACATATCCCAAAAATTGAAGAAAAAGATGGGGTTATTATTGCAAATCCTGGGAGTCTTTCTTTACCAAAAAATAATAATGTTCCAACATATATGATTTTGAATTTCTCAACAAAATTAAAAATATCGATTTACACTTTAGATAATGATGAGGTGATTTCAAAAGTCATATGA
- a CDS encoding protease complex subunit PrcB family protein, whose amino-acid sequence MKRLFIFLIVFIAFILFADTIYIHKVEAKIPQQLFDYIGSRSNMIYYLELFNDGKEKGYLVTGWYFTPTKPVKNTQIIVEYDNIKIQYLVTNEIEKVYSTIPLHLIICPSEAVISIGNLKIPSRKFTVIDIPFPKTTEIGLETFTILDNKVIIKDEFTPEENVLIRISAGLKKTGGFSIEIEDVIISEKEILINGKLIEPEKGEPVTQVFTNPAIQINIGKLKKGIYTITANFENLGTFTKTITVK is encoded by the coding sequence ATGAAAAGACTCTTCATATTTTTAATTGTTTTTATAGCTTTTATATTATTTGCGGATACAATATATATCCACAAAGTCGAAGCAAAAATCCCTCAACAGCTTTTTGATTATATTGGTTCACGAAGTAACATGATCTACTACCTTGAACTGTTCAATGATGGGAAAGAAAAAGGTTATCTTGTTACAGGATGGTATTTTACACCCACAAAACCTGTAAAAAATACGCAAATCATCGTTGAATACGACAATATAAAAATTCAATATTTGGTAACAAACGAAATCGAAAAAGTCTACTCCACTATTCCTTTACATTTAATTATTTGCCCTTCAGAAGCAGTAATATCAATTGGAAATTTGAAAATTCCTTCAAGAAAATTCACAGTTATAGATATTCCTTTTCCAAAGACAACAGAGATTGGTTTAGAAACATTCACAATATTAGACAATAAAGTAATAATTAAAGATGAATTTACACCTGAAGAAAATGTCCTTATTAGAATTAGCGCCGGTTTAAAGAAAACTGGTGGTTTTTCTATAGAAATTGAAGATGTTATCATCTCTGAAAAAGAAATTTTAATTAATGGTAAGCTAATCGAACCAGAAAAAGGAGAACCTGTAACTCAAGTATTTACTAACCCAGCTATACAAATAAACATAGGAAAATTGAAAAAAGGAATCTATACTATAACTGCGAACTTTGAAAACCTTGGTACATTTACAAAAACCATTACAGTTAAATAA
- the dnaK gene encoding molecular chaperone DnaK gives MAKRKEYVVGIDLGTTNSVIAWMKPDSSVEVIPNAEGARTTPSIVAFTKSGEILVGEPAKRQLILNSERTIKSIKRKMGTDYKVKIDDKDYTPQEISAFILKKLKRDAEEYLGGEIKKAVITCPAYFNDAQRQATKEAGIIAGFDVLRIINEPTAAALAYGLDKKGKEEKVLVYDLGGGTFDVSILEIGDGVIQVIATSGNNHLGGDDFDQRIIDWMAEEFKKQHGIDLRQDKQALQRLRDAAEKAKIELSSKLETDISLPYITATAEGPLHLEMRLTRSMFESLTKDLVEMTRKPIEQALSDAKLKPEDIDEIILVGGMTRVPMVQKFIIDIFGKEPNKGVNPDEAVAMGAAIQAAILAGEEGAQGKDIVLVDVTPLTLGIEVKGGLFEPIIPRNSTIPIKKSKVFTTAEDGQTEVEVRIFQGERPIAADNILLGSFRLVGIPPAPRGVPQIEVTFDIDSDGIVHVSAKDLGTGKEQSMVVSGRHQLSEDEINKIIEDAKKFEEQDKRRKEEVELKNKADDLAYFIEKSLKEYGDKIPENEKNKLQTLINDLRDAINKNDIPRIKMLFDELDKEKTKIGEYIYKQQQQNQGNQEAGNQ, from the coding sequence ATGGCAAAAAGAAAAGAATACGTTGTAGGAATAGACCTGGGAACAACAAATAGCGTTATTGCATGGATGAAACCTGACTCCAGCGTTGAAGTTATTCCTAATGCAGAAGGAGCAAGAACAACACCTTCAATAGTAGCCTTTACAAAATCTGGAGAAATACTTGTTGGTGAACCTGCAAAAAGACAGTTAATATTAAACTCTGAAAGAACTATAAAATCAATTAAAAGAAAAATGGGAACAGATTACAAAGTAAAAATTGATGATAAAGATTATACTCCCCAGGAAATCAGCGCATTCATTCTCAAAAAACTAAAGAGAGATGCTGAGGAATACTTGGGTGGTGAAATTAAAAAAGCAGTTATTACATGTCCTGCATATTTCAATGATGCTCAAAGACAAGCAACAAAAGAAGCTGGTATAATAGCAGGATTTGATGTATTAAGAATTATTAACGAACCAACTGCTGCAGCTCTTGCATATGGACTTGATAAAAAAGGTAAAGAAGAAAAAGTTCTTGTATACGACCTTGGCGGTGGAACATTTGATGTTTCAATTCTTGAAATTGGAGACGGTGTAATTCAAGTTATAGCTACATCTGGAAATAATCATCTTGGAGGAGATGATTTTGACCAAAGAATTATTGACTGGATGGCCGAAGAATTCAAAAAACAACATGGTATTGATTTGAGACAAGATAAACAAGCTCTCCAAAGGTTAAGAGATGCTGCTGAAAAAGCTAAAATAGAACTTTCAAGCAAACTTGAAACAGATATTAGCTTGCCATATATAACTGCAACTGCAGAAGGACCTTTACATTTAGAGATGAGACTTACAAGATCAATGTTTGAATCATTAACCAAAGATCTTGTTGAAATGACTAGAAAACCAATTGAGCAAGCTTTATCCGATGCGAAACTTAAACCAGAAGATATTGACGAAATTATATTAGTGGGTGGAATGACAAGAGTTCCAATGGTACAAAAATTCATAATAGATATTTTCGGAAAAGAACCAAACAAAGGTGTAAACCCAGATGAAGCTGTAGCAATGGGAGCAGCAATACAAGCAGCAATTCTTGCAGGTGAAGAAGGTGCTCAAGGAAAAGATATCGTGCTAGTAGACGTTACTCCACTAACACTAGGTATCGAAGTAAAAGGTGGATTATTTGAACCAATTATTCCTAGAAACTCAACAATTCCAATTAAAAAGAGCAAAGTATTTACAACAGCTGAAGACGGACAAACTGAAGTTGAAGTGCGAATCTTCCAAGGTGAAAGGCCTATAGCTGCTGACAACATTCTACTCGGTAGTTTTAGACTTGTCGGAATTCCACCAGCTCCAAGAGGAGTTCCACAAATTGAAGTTACCTTTGATATTGACAGTGACGGTATAGTACACGTTTCCGCAAAAGATCTCGGAACAGGAAAAGAACAATCTATGGTTGTATCTGGAAGACATCAACTAAGCGAAGATGAAATTAACAAAATTATTGAAGATGCTAAAAAATTTGAAGAACAGGATAAAAGAAGAAAGGAAGAAGTTGAACTCAAAAACAAAGCAGACGATCTTGCCTACTTCATTGAAAAATCTTTGAAGGAATACGGTGACAAGATACCTGAAAATGAAAAGAACAAATTACAAACCCTTATTAACGATCTAAGAGATGCTATTAACAAAAATGATATTCCAAGAATAAAAATGCTCTTTGACGAACTTGATAAAGAAAAGACAAAAATTGGTGAATATATTTACAAACAACAACAACAAAACCAAGGCAATCAGGAGGCAGGTAATCAATAA
- a CDS encoding GntR family transcriptional regulator — translation MWFSIDFSSHVPVYKQIVEKIKIEIIQGNIKKGEFLPSIRKMADTLGVNLNTVSKAYRELVNEGVVEPVRGEGYIVKKEHFEKFNKLLLMELEESIEKCIKAGISYETILKVLDKKLGRLKNDSKS, via the coding sequence GTGTGGTTTTCAATTGATTTTTCATCACATGTACCAGTATATAAACAAATTGTAGAAAAAATTAAAATAGAAATTATTCAGGGAAACATTAAAAAAGGAGAATTTTTGCCTTCTATAAGGAAGATGGCAGATACCTTAGGAGTTAATTTAAACACAGTATCAAAAGCATATCGAGAGCTTGTTAATGAAGGTGTTGTCGAACCAGTTCGTGGAGAGGGATATATTGTAAAAAAGGAACATTTTGAAAAATTCAATAAATTACTTTTGATGGAATTAGAAGAAAGCATAGAAAAATGTATTAAAGCAGGAATATCATATGAAACAATATTGAAAGTTTTGGATAAAAAACTGGGGAGGTTAAAAAATGATTCTAAAAGTTAA
- a CDS encoding ABC transporter ATP-binding protein, with amino-acid sequence MILKVKNLKKYYGKNKAVDNISFEVQKGEVFALLGPNGAGKTTTLKCILGLRKKNEGNITLNGTYAYLPEKKELYHHLTVEKMLNVTEELSKYFSKQKAIELLEDFKINLTEKIANLSHGMLTQLYISIVFSEDVDIYFLDEPTWGLDPLMRNKVLNLIRIMSNKGKTIVYTSHILSEVEKIAEKVAIMSRGKILENDYLDNIKEKYVACIVTNEDVDGYLYKQTENEKIYITTREKAKGKIEPVTFDLIFEALVKGVKK; translated from the coding sequence ATGATTCTAAAAGTTAAAAATCTAAAAAAATATTATGGGAAAAATAAAGCTGTAGATAATATTAGTTTCGAAGTGCAAAAAGGTGAAGTATTTGCACTTTTAGGACCAAATGGCGCTGGTAAAACTACTACATTAAAATGTATTCTAGGGTTAAGAAAAAAAAATGAAGGAAATATTACTTTAAATGGAACTTATGCATATTTACCAGAAAAAAAAGAACTTTATCATCATTTAACGGTTGAAAAAATGTTAAATGTTACAGAAGAACTTTCAAAATATTTTTCAAAACAAAAAGCTATAGAATTATTAGAAGATTTTAAAATAAATTTAACCGAAAAAATTGCAAATTTATCCCATGGAATGCTTACTCAACTTTATATTTCTATAGTATTTTCAGAAGATGTAGATATTTATTTTCTTGACGAACCAACTTGGGGGCTTGATCCTTTAATGAGAAATAAAGTACTCAATTTAATTCGCATTATGTCAAATAAAGGAAAAACAATAGTTTATACGAGTCACATCCTCTCAGAAGTTGAAAAGATAGCAGAAAAAGTAGCCATAATGTCTAGAGGAAAAATATTAGAAAATGATTATCTTGATAATATTAAAGAAAAATATGTAGCATGTATTGTAACAAATGAAGATGTAGATGGTTATTTATACAAACAAACAGAAAATGAAAAAATTTATATAACCACTAGGGAAAAGGCAAAAGGAAAAATAGAACCAGTCACATTTGATCTAATATTTGAAGCACTTGTAAAAGGGGTGAAAAAATGA
- a CDS encoding Hsp20/alpha crystallin family protein codes for MLARRNFFDPFVELQREIDKLFEDFISPTRREYSFVPRVDAYETDNEIVIEAELPGLKKEDVKITIEDGVLTIKGERKFNREDKKKNYKLIERIEGKFERSFTLPEYVDVEKIKAKFDDGILKIEIPKKEDKTRKVIDIKVE; via the coding sequence ATGTTAGCAAGAAGAAATTTCTTCGATCCATTCGTAGAACTTCAAAGAGAGATTGATAAATTATTTGAAGACTTTATCTCACCTACCAGAAGAGAGTACTCCTTTGTGCCAAGAGTAGATGCATATGAAACCGACAACGAAATTGTAATAGAAGCCGAATTACCTGGTTTAAAGAAAGAAGATGTTAAAATTACAATTGAAGATGGGGTTTTGACAATAAAAGGAGAAAGGAAATTTAACAGAGAAGACAAAAAGAAGAATTACAAACTCATCGAAAGAATCGAAGGAAAATTTGAAAGATCATTTACTCTTCCTGAATATGTCGATGTAGAAAAAATCAAAGCAAAATTTGACGATGGTATCTTAAAAATAGAAATTCCTAAAAAAGAAGATAAAACTAGAAAAGTAATAGATATAAAAGTCGAATAA